The genomic DNA AGAGTGGTGTCAGCGCCATGTGACAGTAACAGATCGATATATTCTGTTCTCATATACTTAATAGCAATATGTAAAGAATGATATCCTTCTCGATTAAAGGTGTTTGGGTTGCAATGCGCTTTTTCTAAGAGAAACCGGGCGGTCTCATAATGATTATGCATAATGGATCGCATCAGTGGGGTAAATCCATCTTTATCATGAGCTTCAGGTGAGCTAATCAAGGGTAGTAAAAGCTCAAGGGCCTCGATTTTCCCGAATTCAGTGGCATATTGAAAGGCTTCATCAATCTCATTCTGTTTAATGTCTTCGTCCGGGAGATGAGATAATAATAATGCGATTATCTCAATGTTGCCCATTCTAGCCGCTAGAGTCAGGCAGGATAGATCTTCCGAATTTCTAAAAAAAACATTGGCTCCTGCGCGACATAAAAAAAGAATCATATCTTTTTGATTCGATCGAACGGCTTTGATTAGAAGGGTATCTAATTGCAGCTGCCTTTTTTCAGGGCACTCAATGTGATTGAGCATAGTGCAAAGAATATCCAAATGATTTGTATGGACGGCAAGCTGTAGGGCATTATCATGCGAATGATTTTCTTCAAATAAGTCAGCTCTACCCTCTAATAGGCGGGCGACATATTCAACATCGCCTTGAAGAGTGGCAAAATGAAGTGCCGTCTTACCATCTTTATTTTTTATATTTGGATTAGCTCCATTGTGGAGTAAGAAATCAACGATGCCGATTTGTTTATTCACAACGGCTAAAATGAGAGGCGTATTACCGGTGGTCGCTCCGGAATCAATATCTACGCCTTGAGTTAGGAAAAACTTTACGGCGAGCTGATGACCTTTTCCTGCGCTGAGGTGCAGACCCAATAAGCCATCTGCTCCTTGGGGGGTGCGGGGGTCTATTCCATTGTACACGCAATGTTTAATCCACTCTATCCTGCCCATTAATACACATTTAAAAAAAACGGGAGGCGTGACGCCCTCATTAAAGGTCGATTCAAAAATAAGGTGCCCCATGAAACTTAAAGACTCTTCTCTTCTATCGGGAGCGGATGGACTTGTTTGAAATAAACTTAAAATACTCTGCATTTGTTTGTTTAAATATTGTTTTAAAGTCCTATTATATCATTTATAATGGTTATAAGGGTCATTTTTTTTAACATTTTATCCCCGCTTAGAGCGGAGGGATTCCCCCGCTTGGTTTCTGTTCTAGCTAGAGGGGTGTAATTCTTTTAATATAAAGACCTTGTTATCCGGGAATATGCGCAACTAAACTGAGGTAGCTTCTGCTGCTGCGACGTGAGAACCGGGATGTTCGCAATCAGGGGATAACAGCTTGTGGATTCCTTCGGCTAAGGTTTTTGAAGAAATCCTTCTTTCTTGTGGAAGAAATGCGCCGCAGAGTGTAGAAACTATTTTTTCTTTAAATGACTCGGGGACTATTGTATTTAAAGAAAGAATTCCTCTCATCTTGCGTGGCATATATTCGGGCTTACTTCTGTTTCTGAAAAGCCTAGTGAGCGCTTTGCGTTGATGAGATTGAGTACAAGTATAGAAGGCATCTAAGCCATTTGACGTGATGACAGCAAATACGGTAAGTGCTGTTGCATAGACATCATCAGCCAGTAATTCATCTTTGTCTAGGAGGCAATTGCGAACTCTTTTATCGGCTCGTTCGGGAGAGAGATAATTGGGAGTAAAGCGGACTTCTCCTGCTTGATGATCGATGAGACGAACGTTATCTTTCTCTTTTGAACAAACGGCATTTTCAGGTTTGATATCGCCATGCGGCCCAAGCACTTCATGACTGCGTGCGACAAGAGAAGCAAAAAGGAAGCTGACTTTGAGCCGTGTCATAAAATCAACGCCCGAGTCGGTAGCAAGATCATGAAGATCCATATCATATTTTTCCATGACGAGAAAATAGCTTCTTTCTACGGGGACTTTGTGAGTGAAATAAACCTTTGGGCTAATGCCTAGAAAGGCTGCCCTTGCTGTCTTATTCACTTCTTCTAATTCATTCGCGTGTTTGATAACAACCACTCTTTGGTCACTTAAGGGAGTCGTATGTACTATGAGAGAGTCTGTCTGCATACGGCTGATTTCATGTCGTGCTGTCGCTCTTTCTACATCTGTGAGCGCAGTGCGTGAGCGTGAAATATCTCCTGCCGGGCTACATGTTGCTGATTGGGATGTAGCGTCATCTTCCGCGGAGTGCGCATGGGAAGTAGCGGCCTCATGAGCCTTAAGGAATGCATCATATATAGTCCAAAGAGCAGTAGATAAATCGGTTCCAATGTTTGCTGCTGCCATGATTTCTCCTTTTTTGTAAGCGTAGGCTTGAAGTTTTTTTTATTAATTCGATTTTTAATTTAAAATTACTGATATTATATCAATTATAATAATTAGTTAACAGCTAAACATTCATATGTTAATTGCGTAATTCATTTTTACCTAACATACTCATTATTAGTTTTTACCGTAGAGCACAGAGCTCGCAGAGTCACAAAATGCGCATTTTCTTGGCTTTTCTCTCTCTCTGTGTACTCTGCGCCCTCTGTGGTTGTTAAAATTCTTATGGTCAATGGCTTGATAGTTCGTTGAACGGAGGCCAAGCGTCCGAGAGCAAATAGACGAGTCAGGCGGGCCCAAAAATTTGCAAAGTTGAGTTAAATAAACAAACAGCCTGCATGTTCTTTGTAATCTATTTTTCGATCAAAAAAAACAAAACTGCAACTATGAAAGGCAATTAACTCCTCTGCTTGAAATCTTTTTAAAATAAGGTGAATGATGCAATCTACGGATATTGGATCGATTATTTCTAATCCCAATTGACTCTTAAAGCGGGCGGTTTGGGCCTCGAGGAATGGTATGTATAGAGAAGGGGTCTTATAGCGCAGCGTTCGGCAGGTAAGCAGTTGGTAGAAGGAATCCATAGGAAAGGCGTATTCGCTCAGTTGGTACTCTAAAACCTCTCTAAAAAATACCGGTATTGCATCGATGGTGTCTTGTATTGCAGTGACAAGGTGTATTTCAGCCTCTTTTGAGTGATTGCCAAACAGGGGATTAACAAAGGGATGTAGCTTGTAGTTATATTTGGCCTCATTAAAAACATGTCCTACAATCGTCTCTTTTTGCTCCGGGGCCGGCAATACAATTGTCTGTGGTTCTGTCAAAGTAATCCCTTGGTTTAAGATAAACTCCAGGTGGGATTCATATACAATATGAAGGCGATGTAGCGCATCATCTCCGTATGTTTTAAATAACGCGTAAAAAAAAGTAATGCCCGAACAGTAGCTTTTTGAAATATCCATAATAGCATCGAAGTGATGGGGAAATAGGTGAATGAGATTTTCACAAGCGCTTTCAACATGCTTTTGGACTTGGGGTGTTTCTAAAGAAAAGCGCTCTAAATCAATGAGACCAATTTTCCCTATACCATCTTCTAAAAAAAGAGGGAGATTGTCATAGCGGCCGATGGGAGAGCGTTCGGATAATAATTGGAACCCGTCTCCATAGCGTGTTGTGATATGTTTGAGCCGAGCTTGACAGAGGAGGTGGGTTAACTCTTTGACGGCTTCAGTGAATTTGTCTTTATGTTCCGCATATAGGCATAATTGAGCTTTGAGATCATAGGGGTCAATCGGGAGGCGGTTTTCGATCAGAGCGTCGTGGTAAATTCGACATTTAGGGATCACTAATCGATGAAAGCCATTTATTTCACAAAGCCGGCGCGCTTGTTTTATTCTTTTAAAACGATCATTCGCTTTTTTTGAGCCTAGATCTTTAATCGCAATAGGATGCTCTTTGGGGAGATAGACGGGAGTTTTTCCGACTGCTGCCCGAGGAAGAGAGCATAAATCGGCTCGGATATATTCAATTGCGCGCTGAAAAAGTGGAAACTCAAGGACATGCCGCGCTAATTTTTTGACTTCTCTTCTATCTCTAAATCCTCGCCAAATTTTCTGGATTTTAATTGCAGAACAATCATCAAGCAAGGATGTTGCATCCTCCATAGAAATAGGGCTAAAGGATGTCGAAGTCGTAGCGGGGCTGATTGATGCCATTACTGACCTGATTCAATTTAAATTGGGGGCTATAATAACCTAAACATGAGTATTATTTTCAAGCAGGACTATTGGCAGACGAGAGATTATTTTTCGTGGTTTTCAGCTTCGATATAAGGGGCGGGAGGTTTTTTTGGAACGGAGTGCATCGAGTTTTCCTCGATATGAATGAGTTGGTAGGCTTTTCTGACGAGCTGAAAGTTGATGAAAGTAACGATGATCAAAAGGAGCAGGGTGGCAAATGCGGCTATACGATAGATTTTGCCCGATTGAAAGAAGCTGAAGAGCGTTTGAATGAGGGATAGGATTAGAGATGCGATTGCGATGTATAGAGCGGCTTTAGCGAGGGATTGATGCGAGGTGAAAAGGCCGATAATATCTTGTGGCTCACTTTTCATAGCTTTAGCTGCGCTCTCTGCCGTTATCATTGAAAAATAGCTAAAAAGGGTGCCGACTGAGATGAGGATAAGCAAGATGAGATTGAAGGATTTTTTTTTAATGAAGAGAGAGAGGATTGAAATGGTAATAGCCAAGATAAAAAGAACAAGGGGAATGTTGGAAATAAGAGAGTGGAGCTCTTGTGGAGACATGTTGTTTATCCTATCTTTTTAGATGTTTGCTCATGAAATTTTTCTTTGTGTTCAGGGCGTAGTGCGAAGGAGCGGTAAATGAGTTCCTTTACGGCAATGAACAGGGTGAAAGAAGCGGCTAAATAGAGCCAAGAATAGCCAACGTATTCCCAGCCAATCCCTACAAAGTCCTCTGTTCCACAACCATATACGGTGGCGAGAGTTCCAACGGCTTGTGAGAAGAGCGTTGCGATCACAAAGCGCCATTCGGGCAATGGAGCGGAAAAAACATAGTGGACATTGCGGGTAAGATAGATGGTGAGATTGCCCCCACACAAGATGCCCATAAAGGCTAGAGAGGAGCATTGTGATGCCGTTAAATGCCAAAAACGATCGCCAATCCAATAGAGGCCAAAGGTTGAGATCACACCGCACACGGCTAAAATAGTGGCAACCGAAAAAACTTCCCTCATATTCCATGTAACGGGACGGGGTTCGATTTCCATATGGTCATAGGCGATCATCATGATGGGGATATCATTGAGAAGGGCGATTAAAATGATCATAATAGCCGAGAGGGGAGGTGTGTGAAAAATGAGCATTGATAGGAGAAGGAAGAGAAGTAAGCGGATCGTCTCGCTAATGCGGTACATAGCATAGCTTTTCATTCGCCCGAAAATGCGGCGCGATTCATCAATTGCATAAGAAATCACCTTTAATCCGGGTTGGGTCAAGATGAGATCTGAAGCTGCTCGAGCTGCATCTGTTGCATTGGAGACGGCAATACCGACATCGGCTTGCTTAAGTGCAGGCGCATCATTCACGCCATCGCCTGTCATCCCCACAATATGGCCCTTCGTTTGAAGGTGTTTGACAATTCCGAATTTATGTTCGGGAAAAACTTGTGCAAACCCGTTGGCTTTTTCAATCAGTTCGTCTTGCTCAAGTGTAAATTTGCCGTCTTTTGAGAGAATTTCTTCTGCGGGATAGATATTGCTCCCAAGGCCGAGTTTTCCTGCAAGCTCTTTAGCAATGGCCGTATGATCTCCCGTGACCATTTTAACCTGTAGCCCTAAATCGCGAATGTGCTCTATCGTCTCTTGCGTATCTTCACGGGGAGGGTCAAAGAGGGGGATTAGCCCTAGAAATTCATACGAGCCTCCTTGTGAATTGCTTTTAGCAACCCCAAGGGTGCGATACCCTCGCGATGCGAGTTGAAGGACATCATTTGTGATATCATCTCTAAGGCGATCGTGGGGACTGCAGAGTTCTAAAATGACTTGAGGAGCTCCTTTTGTCGCTTCAAAGGTTTGCCCGGTTGAGTCTTTGACTAAGGCCGTTGCTCGCTTACTTGTTGGATCAAAGGGAGTGTATTTTAAAATTTGATAGTTTTTGAGCGCCTCTTTTTTTTCGAGTTTCCCTATAATTGCGTCGTCAATTGCATCATGTTCACCTCCTTTAGAAGCAAGAGAGGCTGTTAGAATTACCTCTTGTGCATCTTTGCCACTCTTGAGAAGGATGTCGCCAAGTGTCAGTTCATTCTTCGTGAGTGTTCCGGTTTTATCTGAACAGAGAATATCCATGCCGGCGAGTTCTTCGATTGAGATCAATTTAGAAACAATCGCTTTAAATTTTGCCATTCGATTCGCGCCGATCGCCATTGTGACGGATAATACGGCCGGAAGGGCCACGGGGATGCCCGCAATCACAAGAACGAGCATGAAGATGACTAGCTTTCCAATTTTTTCATGAATGGTATCAAATACTTCGATCTGAAATAAGGAGACCACAAGAATCACAGCTGCTACGGCAAGGGTTGTCCAAATGAGAAAATTGCCAATTTTAACAACGGCTTTTTGAAAATGCGAAGTTGTTTTTGCCGTGTCGACAAGTTTGGCTGTTTGGCCGAAGAAGGTGTTCATTCCCGTTTGCATGACAATGGCCGTCATTTCACCTATTTTGGCGATACTTCCCGAATAGACGATATCGCCTTTTTTCTTATTAACGGGAAGGGATTCTCCCGTGAGCGCTGCTTGATCAACACAGAGGTATTCACCGGATAAGAGCTTGGCATCTGCAGGAATAATATTACCGAGTTTAAGGGCAATAATATCTCCGGGGACGAGCTCTTTAGATTCAATATCGATCCATGTTCCATCTCTTAAAACGCGTGCTTTAAGGGCGAGTTTTTGCTTTAGGGCGTCGATGGCATTTTCGGCTTTAAATTCTTGAAAAAATCCGAGTGCCGCATTAATCAGCAATAGGGCTACAATCATAATGAAGTCGGGCCACCTTTCGAGAAGGCCGGACAAAATCATTGCTATTTCAATCATCCAAGGGATGGGGCC from Simkaniaceae bacterium includes the following:
- a CDS encoding ankyrin repeat domain-containing protein, translating into MQSILSLFQTSPSAPDRREESLSFMGHLIFESTFNEGVTPPVFFKCVLMGRIEWIKHCVYNGIDPRTPQGADGLLGLHLSAGKGHQLAVKFFLTQGVDIDSGATTGNTPLILAVVNKQIGIVDFLLHNGANPNIKNKDGKTALHFATLQGDVEYVARLLEGRADLFEENHSHDNALQLAVHTNHLDILCTMLNHIECPEKRQLQLDTLLIKAVRSNQKDMILFLCRAGANVFFRNSEDLSCLTLAARMGNIEIIALLLSHLPDEDIKQNEIDEAFQYATEFGKIEALELLLPLISSPEAHDKDGFTPLMRSIMHNHYETARFLLEKAHCNPNTFNREGYHSLHIAIKYMRTEYIDLLLSHGADTTLRSKAGETPYMLLKLIGIDYPSYAGFRDEFGLQLKRYAQLHGIDQTFSLSDGGSIRGKSYFPFFHFDREEIATLIDPKIMDAFEAYGFSSNIILERAKKGLLTIIPTGIVGHMIYLIIYKDLLFVCNKGYGAQGDDLFEDYRIFKCYHINPDKLNDAILIEMQKINKDKKITVCDFFYTELPLQLSPRGEIEDLSDLFSSQKLKRQTAGNCSIASKKVAIRAAHAALQYEKDALATPESCAIVHVKSKYATQMLRHIAEKKLLTAISDESISPPTDLMEIMHEKCHKRCVKVNALLEEIVLPHLETDCIYREEWEKLYSRLTDLQARISASPLYTDKKTGNR
- a CDS encoding IQ calmodulin-binding motif-containing protein produces the protein MASISPATTSTSFSPISMEDATSLLDDCSAIKIQKIWRGFRDRREVKKLARHVLEFPLFQRAIEYIRADLCSLPRAAVGKTPVYLPKEHPIAIKDLGSKKANDRFKRIKQARRLCEINGFHRLVIPKCRIYHDALIENRLPIDPYDLKAQLCLYAEHKDKFTEAVKELTHLLCQARLKHITTRYGDGFQLLSERSPIGRYDNLPLFLEDGIGKIGLIDLERFSLETPQVQKHVESACENLIHLFPHHFDAIMDISKSYCSGITFFYALFKTYGDDALHRLHIVYESHLEFILNQGITLTEPQTIVLPAPEQKETIVGHVFNEAKYNYKLHPFVNPLFGNHSKEAEIHLVTAIQDTIDAIPVFFREVLEYQLSEYAFPMDSFYQLLTCRTLRYKTPSLYIPFLEAQTARFKSQLGLEIIDPISVDCIIHLILKRFQAEELIAFHSCSFVFFDRKIDYKEHAGCLFI
- a CDS encoding plasma-membrane proton-efflux P-type ATPase; protein product: MAALSHEDLQKMPIEEVIKQQNVKVDLGLGKEEAKKRLEQFGPNAIEEKKVSRWRKLFAFFWGPIPWMIEIAMILSGLLERWPDFIMIVALLLINAALGFFQEFKAENAIDALKQKLALKARVLRDGTWIDIESKELVPGDIIALKLGNIIPADAKLLSGEYLCVDQAALTGESLPVNKKKGDIVYSGSIAKIGEMTAIVMQTGMNTFFGQTAKLVDTAKTTSHFQKAVVKIGNFLIWTTLAVAAVILVVSLFQIEVFDTIHEKIGKLVIFMLVLVIAGIPVALPAVLSVTMAIGANRMAKFKAIVSKLISIEELAGMDILCSDKTGTLTKNELTLGDILLKSGKDAQEVILTASLASKGGEHDAIDDAIIGKLEKKEALKNYQILKYTPFDPTSKRATALVKDSTGQTFEATKGAPQVILELCSPHDRLRDDITNDVLQLASRGYRTLGVAKSNSQGGSYEFLGLIPLFDPPREDTQETIEHIRDLGLQVKMVTGDHTAIAKELAGKLGLGSNIYPAEEILSKDGKFTLEQDELIEKANGFAQVFPEHKFGIVKHLQTKGHIVGMTGDGVNDAPALKQADVGIAVSNATDAARAASDLILTQPGLKVISYAIDESRRIFGRMKSYAMYRISETIRLLLFLLLSMLIFHTPPLSAIMIILIALLNDIPIMMIAYDHMEIEPRPVTWNMREVFSVATILAVCGVISTFGLYWIGDRFWHLTASQCSSLAFMGILCGGNLTIYLTRNVHYVFSAPLPEWRFVIATLFSQAVGTLATVYGCGTEDFVGIGWEYVGYSWLYLAASFTLFIAVKELIYRSFALRPEHKEKFHEQTSKKIG